A DNA window from Trichosurus vulpecula isolate mTriVul1 chromosome 2, mTriVul1.pri, whole genome shotgun sequence contains the following coding sequences:
- the TMEM218 gene encoding transmembrane protein 218: MAGTVLGVGAGVFILALLWVLVLLLCVLLSRASGLARFSVIFVFLAAVIITSVLLFFPRATEVPTPEVEIKILDKFFIGRYVLLAFLSIFFLGSLFLVLIHHILEPVYAKPLRSH; the protein is encoded by the exons aTGGCTGGCACTGTACTTGGAGTGGGTGCAGGAGTATTCATCTTAGCGCTGCTCTGGGTGTTGGTATTGCTGCTGTGTGTGCTGTTATCCAGAGCCTCCGGTCTAGCTAG GTTCTctgtcatttttgttttccttgctgCTGTGATCATCACATCAGTTCTGTTGTTCTTTCCCCGGGCCACTGAGGTCCCAACCCCAGAGGTAGAAATTAAG ATCCTGGACAAGTTCTTCATTGGCCGTTATGTTCTACTGGCTTTCCTCagtattttcttccttggaaGCCTCTTCCTGGTTCTAATTCACCACATCCTGGAACCAGTCTATGCCAAACCACTTCGGTCACACTAA